A single genomic interval of Anthonomus grandis grandis chromosome 17, icAntGran1.3, whole genome shotgun sequence harbors:
- the LOC126746148 gene encoding uncharacterized protein LOC126746148 isoform X2, translated as MEFVSSKKDSGSAKKKGKKADSDEEEGGEEDEEEEEEEEEEEEDEDSESDKKKKRGSTAKKPPPKKAKKGSDDESGSEASDGESEEEYSPKKSTPAKARKFPPKKKKGSESDSDEDWGKKKGGKKGGGGAARKGNGYTKPLQLSPELSALVGAESMARHEVVKKIWSIIKEKNLYDPKNKQFAICDDALMKVIGTKRFRTFGMMKYLKNHFIS; from the exons ATGGAGTTCGTCAGCTCCAAGAAGGACTCCGGCAGCGCCAAGAAGAAGGGCAAGAAGGCCGACAGCGACGAGGAAGAGGGAGGTGAAGAGGacgaggaggaggaggaggaagaagaagaggagGAGGAGGACGAGGACTCCGAATCCGACAAGAAGAAGAAACGCGGTTCTACGGCCAAAAAACCGCCTCCGAAGAAGGCCAAGAAGGGGTCGGACGATGAGTCCGGAAGCGAGGCGAGCGACGGCGAGTCCGAAGAGGAGTATTCGCCGAAAAAGTCGACGCCCGCTAAGGCCCGCAAGTTTCCCCCCAAGAAGAAGAAGGGCTCCGAGTCCGATTCTGATGAGGACTGGGGAAAGAAGAAGGGCGGAAAGAAAGGA GGTGGCGGTGCTGCCAGAAAGGGTAACGGATACACCAAACCCCTGCAACTCTCCCCCGAGTTGTCCGCGTTGGTCGGTGCCGAATCCATGGCCCGCCACGAGGTCGTCAAGAAGATTTGGTCGATAATCAAGGAGAAGAACCTGTACGACCCGAAGAACAAACAGTTCGCCATCTGCGACGACGCCCTGATGAAGGTCATCGGCACGAAACGTTTCCGAACGTTCGGTATGATGAAATACCTAAAGAATCACTTTATCAGTTAA
- the LOC126746148 gene encoding uncharacterized protein LOC126746148 isoform X1 — protein sequence MADISKEELRQEIAAILKGADLAATSAKKVRQELEEKLDVKLQSRKKEIDDLVMEFVSSKKDSGSAKKKGKKADSDEEEGGEEDEEEEEEEEEEEEDEDSESDKKKKRGSTAKKPPPKKAKKGSDDESGSEASDGESEEEYSPKKSTPAKARKFPPKKKKGSESDSDEDWGKKKGGKKGGGGAARKGNGYTKPLQLSPELSALVGAESMARHEVVKKIWSIIKEKNLYDPKNKQFAICDDALMKVIGTKRFRTFGMMKYLKNHFIS from the exons cCATCCTTAAGGGTGCCGATTTGGCCGCAACCTCGGCCAAAAAGGTACGCCAAGAGTTGGAAGAGAAACTCGACGTGAAACTACAATCCCGCAAGAAGGAAATCGACGATTTGGTAATGGAGTTCGTCAGCTCCAAGAAGGACTCCGGCAGCGCCAAGAAGAAGGGCAAGAAGGCCGACAGCGACGAGGAAGAGGGAGGTGAAGAGGacgaggaggaggaggaggaagaagaagaggagGAGGAGGACGAGGACTCCGAATCCGACAAGAAGAAGAAACGCGGTTCTACGGCCAAAAAACCGCCTCCGAAGAAGGCCAAGAAGGGGTCGGACGATGAGTCCGGAAGCGAGGCGAGCGACGGCGAGTCCGAAGAGGAGTATTCGCCGAAAAAGTCGACGCCCGCTAAGGCCCGCAAGTTTCCCCCCAAGAAGAAGAAGGGCTCCGAGTCCGATTCTGATGAGGACTGGGGAAAGAAGAAGGGCGGAAAGAAAGGA GGTGGCGGTGCTGCCAGAAAGGGTAACGGATACACCAAACCCCTGCAACTCTCCCCCGAGTTGTCCGCGTTGGTCGGTGCCGAATCCATGGCCCGCCACGAGGTCGTCAAGAAGATTTGGTCGATAATCAAGGAGAAGAACCTGTACGACCCGAAGAACAAACAGTTCGCCATCTGCGACGACGCCCTGATGAAGGTCATCGGCACGAAACGTTTCCGAACGTTCGGTATGATGAAATACCTAAAGAATCACTTTATCAGTTAA